CTGAATATCGAAAGCCATAACCCATACCGTACCGGATTGCCGGCGGCTTAAAGATTGCCGTGCATGATGTCGAACATTTCCCGCCAGTCGCTCATCACTTGTTCCACAGGCGGCAGGATGTTTTGCTCGAAATAAAAGCGCAGCGTGGTCAGCACGCAGGTAGCGAACAGCGTGGCCTGAAACTCCCAGTTTTTGTCGCGACCGGGAAACTTGGCGGCTGCCTGTGCCAGAAACTCCTGCCGCAGCAGGCCCTGCATTTCCTGAAACAGGCGGTGGCGGCGGGTTTCGATTTGCCAAAGCGCCAGCAGGATACGGCGCTTCTCATACAACTTGGGCATGATTTCGCGCATCACCGCACGCACATCGCGCGCTGCCAAGCGTTTGTTCAGCAGTGCGGCATAGTCCTGTCTGAATTCGGCAATCATCTTGCCCGCCAGACCGCTTTTGCCGGAATAGTATTTGTATAGTCAATTAAAATAAGAACTGCGTAGCAGTGCAGTCATAAAATCTCCCACGGCAGGTAAAACTTTCCGCAAATGCTTTTTAATATTCGCCCATACCTTTTCAATCGGATTAAGCTCGGGTGAATAAGGAGCAAGGGGCAATACTTTATGTCCCTGCTTCTGCGCCATTTCAGTCAAAACCGCCATACGGTGGAAACGGGCATTGTCCATAATGATGACGGATCTCTCCGTCAGTTCGGGCAGCAGCATTTGCTCAAACCATGCTTCGAACAGGCTGCCGTCCATGGTGCCACAATAGGTCATGGGTGCAATCAGGCTGCCTTTACCTTGGATTTGTGCCGCAACCAATGAAATACGTTGGTATTTTCTGCCGCTGATTTGTGCTTTGACGGGTACGCCTTTTTTCGAGTAAGCGTAAGGGCGGTAAAAAAGGTGTCGAACCCTGTTTCATCAAGAAAAACTGCTTGATAGTCAGTATATTGGCTCAATGCTTGTTGATAAGCGGCTACTTGTTCGGGCTTTTGTTCTTTGTATGTGGTGGTCTTTTTTTTCGTGTGATGCCCATGACTTTGAGCAGGTAGCTGACATTTGGGGCGCTGCACCCTAAATGTTCTGCGATTTCGTGCAGGTAGGCATCAGGATGCTGTTCGAGATAGTCTGAAAGCTGTTGCCTGTCTATTTTTGTGGCATTACCACCTTTGACTTGATGCGCCAGTGAACCTGTTTGTTCATAGAGTCGCAGCCAACTGCTCAGCGTTTTGTCGCTGATACCGTATACACGGCAGACTTGGCTTGCATTTTGGCATTGCCGGTAATATTCGATTGCTTTTTGTCGGAGTTCTATCGGGTAGGCCATTTTTTTCTGCTGGTAAGGGGGGAGTAAAGTTTGGAATTCTTATTTTAATTCACTATAGAACGTATTGCGGTTCACCAAGGCCTTGTCGCAGATTTCCTGCACCGAAATATCCTTGAATTCCTTTTCATACAGCAAATCGACAAAGGCCGTCTGAACGGCTTTTTGGGTTTTCAATACGCGCAAATCAGTCATGGCATGTACCGCTTGGAAAAACGAGCATTCTAACTTGCCGGCGCACCGATAAGCAGAAAATTCTGCCCATCTGTATGCTTATTCGGATAAACAGAGAAGATTCATTTATTCGGGCCGTCTGAAAACCACTTATACCGGCGGCCATTGATTCACAACGCACCAAGTAAACTTGCAATGAACGCTTTCAAACACACCCTCCGTATCAACGGCGGAATCTACACCTACACCGATGCACGGCTGCAACGTGACGAATACGGGCGCACCGTGCACAAATTCAAAATAGCCTGAACCTTTTGTCGGGCCATCGGTGTTTTTGGGGCATTTAGAATTTTCTTTGCTGCAACCACTTATCCGCATACGCTGCCAAAGTGTTGAGCGTATTGCCGTATTGTCCTGCATAGGATTCGCAAGCGGTGCAAGTGTCGTACATATGGCTTGCGCCTTCAATAAACGCCAATTGCTTGTCGCCGGCAGGGCTTTGGTTATACAGCAATTCGGCAGCCAAAAATTCATAATTGCCCGTCATGCCCAATATCAACGACGGCACGCGGATTTGGGTAACATTGCCGGCCGTACTGGCGTAAGTCGATGTCCACTCCACGCCGTACACACCGCAGCCGTCATAGCGGAAATCGGGTTGCAGGCGGATGGCGTTGTCGGTTAGCCAGCCGCGCACGGTGGTGTCCGATGCGCCCATTTCCAAACGGGCGGTTAAGCCGCTCATCGCTTTGGGCTGTCGGACGGAGTGAATGATTTGCACGGTTTCGCTGCCGTCGGGATGAACCAAAGGCCATGCTTGCCGAGTGCGGGATAACAGGCGGTTGTCTTGAACAATCATTTTGTTATTTGGGCCGACACTGCCTGCTCCCGCCACAACGAAAGGTTCATCATCGCTGAATGCACCTTTGCCGGCTTCAATGCGTTTTAAGCGATTTTGTGCTTCGTTTAATAAGGTTTGATTGCGTTGTGCAACGGCGTGTTGGAAACGGCGGATAAAATCAGGCGAATAATTAGAATTACCTTGCGAGTTAAAACCGTTGGCGGCGCTGTATAAATTCAGCTTAGGCTGAATGTTTAAACCATTATTTTGCTGTTTCACGGCAGGGTCTAAACTCAATACGGTCATGGTGGCATTGCCCCAATTGGAATCCGCCCAAATCACGCCGTCGGCTTTGGGCATACCGTTCAGATAATCGGGGCAGCGGTGGATTTTGTCGGCACCTTGGCAAACCTGTACGCCATTTTCGGCAATCATTTGATAGGCGCTCAATAAGGTTGCGCCGCCGCTGTGTCCCCACAAAATAATTTTATCAATATCGTCACGTTGGCGCAGATAACGCATGACAGCATACACGTCCACCAATTTGTCGTCCAAAGTACCGCTGCCGTTGGCAACGCATAGTACGGAATAGCCGTGTTTTGCCATGACACTGCAAATCGGCAATTCGGAATAATCCATTGCGTAGTGCATAATCAAAATGGCGGTACGGCTTTTGGGATTGGCAGCAGCAGGGCGATAAAGATAACCCGATGCACCGCCTGCACGGACATATTCGCGTTGCACGGCAGAATCAAGCGTTTGCCCATAGCCCAATGGCGCGCGTTGGGCGGCACGTTGTTCGAGATTTGAGGAGGTTGCATTGGGTGCGGCAACAGCCATACCCGCAACGGTCAGCAGCGTAGTCAGCATCAGTGTGCGGAACATGATTGATCTATCCTTCAGATAATTAAGGAAACAAAAATGGCTGCGGCAGCCTGAGAACCCATTATCTGATTTTCAAGCTGCCTAGTCATCATCATTAGCCAATATTCTGTTGATTATGCCGTCCAACCATTTTTGAAATCCGGCACAATCAAGATTGGCAGAATGTGGCGCTTCAATCATTTAAATATGGGGTTTAATTACCAAGGCTCTAGACTAGGGTCTGTCGACATTCAAGTTTTCAGTGTATCCTATCCTCATGACCAGATATATTCTGACCGATGCACAGTGGGCAAAAATTGAGCCTTTATGCCAAGGAAAAGTTGGCGATGCCGGCCGAACCGCTGTCGATAACCGATTATTTATAGAAGCCATACTATGGATTATCCGTACCGGCAGTCCTTGGCGCGATCTGCCCGAAGAGTTCGGTAATTGGAAAAGTATCCACAAACGCTACCGCAGATGGGTCTTGGCCGACCGTTTTCATGATATTTTTGAAGAACTGAACCGTGATCTCGATATGGAGTATGTCATGATTGACGGCACAATTGTCAAAGTTCACCGCCACGGTCAGGGTGCAAAAGGGGGACTCTAAATCAGGCCATCGGCCAATCCAAAGGCGGGATGACGACCAAGATTTTGGCTATGGTGGATGCTTTGGGGAACCTGATTGACTTCAAACTGATGCCTGGTCAGCGCAATGACATTTGCGGCGTAGAACCGCTGATTAAAGAAAAGGAATTTGATGCTTTATTGGCGGATAAAGCCTTTGATGCCGACTGGCTGGTCGAAGAGTTGACCGAAAGGGGGAGTAAGGTGGTTATTCCGCCGCGTAACAACCGCAAATTGCAGCGGGAACACGACAAGATGATGTATTGCTGGCGACATTTGATTGAGAACTTTTTTGCAAACTCAAAGAATTCAAAAAGATTGCGATGCGCGCAGAAAAAACCGACCAATCTTTTGCTGCCAATATTTACCTTGTTGCTGCCGTATTGAAATTAAGGTAAACTTGAATGTCGACAGACCCTAGCAGCTTTATATAAATTTACTTTAAAAGCCTCCAAAGTTCGTGACTCAGTTCATCAGAGTTTCGGTTCCATCGCCATTCACATTCCTTCAGGTGCAAATCAAAGTTTTTGGTTAGGCCGTTGAATTTGGCGAGCCTTCGTTTGGTAAAACTCCAGAAGCTTTCAATACCATTGATGTGCCTGGTACCATCTGCAAACTCATTTTGTCCGTGATTAACACATAAATGTTTAGAGTAGCCGACATCGACCAAGCCGCCATAACCGCGCCAGCTATCAGAATAAATAACACTCTCCAGAGAGACCTTTCCCAATATAACAGCTTGAAGTGTTTGCTTTTTACAATCAGGAACGATTTCGGTATAAACCCTGCCGTCTCTTTCAAAAATACCAAAGACGGGTTGTTAAAGCGTTCTTCTGCCACGCTTTAACTTGCCATGGAAACCGCGCTGCCGTTTGGCACCAAAATAGCTTTCATCAATCTCTATGCTGCCGTATAACAGGTCTTTTTGCTCGCTTTGGTAGCGGTAAGCGGTATATTTCGTGCCTGAAAATGCTATACCAGTGGTTAATGGTATTGCGGTTGAAGCCTGTCAGCAAAGCGGTTTTTGAAGCTTCTATATCGACACAAAAATGCTTGATAATTTTTTGAGCTGATAGTCACTTAACTTGGTGTTATATTTCATTTTTCTAGTCTAACAGAGTTATTCTGCTAGGCTAGAGCCTTACCAAATATAGTGATGAGCTTCTGAAATGAAATTAAAAAAACAAGTATCAAAAGTGCAGTAAAATTACCGGGCCCAAATTCCGTCAGATCCTGCGGCTTTTCGCCTTCGATTTGACTGCTTCCGAGACTGGTCGGCATGGGTTTTGCGAAACATTTCAGAGTGCATCACGGCGACAATGAGTTTGTTCGAGGTATGCAACATAATCAACGGTATCGAATCCTTTTGGAGCTATGCCAACATCGCTTGGTACAATTTAACAGGATACCGAAGCATACCTTTAAGCCCCTATTTTATTGAAGCGGTGGTCGGATAATTATGGGGATACAAACTTAAAGGCCGTCTGAAACCATAAAGCATTTCTGTTTCCCTGCGCCGGCAGGGGCGGATATTCACGTATAATCCGCCGCTGATGTTATCCCCACATTAAAACCGCCATGACTCCAGCCCAACTCGAACACACCGCCGCCGTATTGGCCGGTATGCTCACGTTCAAACAGCCGGCCGATGCCGTGCTTTCAGCCTATTTCCGCGACCACAAAAAGCTCGGCCGCCAAGACCGCCACGAAATCGCCGAAACCGCGTTTGCCGCCTTGCGCCATTATCAGAAAATCTCGGCCGCCCTAAGCCGCCCGCACACACAGCCGCGCAAGGCCGCGCTGGCGGCGCTGGTGCTCGGCAGGGGCATGAACATCAGCCAATTGGCGGATTTTCTCAATGAAGAGGAAAGCGAATTTTTAGGCCGTCTGAAAAGCCGTAAAAACGAGTTTTCAGACGGCCTCAACACCGCCGCCGAACTGCCCGAATGGCTGATTGGCCAAATGCGCCCGCATTACGGCGACGAAGCGCTGCTTGTGTTCGGGCGCAGCGTCAACCGCCCCGCGCCGCTCGATTTGCGTGTTAACACGCTCAAAGGCCGGCGCGACAAAGTGCTGGCCGCGCTTCAGCAAGAAGGCCTGAATGCCGAAGCCGCGCCTTATTCGCCGTGGGGCATCCGTCTGCACGACAAAACCGCGCTCAACAAGCACCCGCTGTTTCTCGACGGCACGCTGGAGGTGCAGGACGAAGGCAGCCAGTTGCTGGCATTGCTGGTCGGCGCCAAGCGCGGTGAAATCGTGGTGGATTTCTGCGCCGGCGCGGGCGGCAAAACGCTGGCCGTCGGCGCGATGATGGCCAACAAAGGCCGCATTTATGCGTTTGATATTGCCGAAAAACGCCTGGCCAACCTTAAGCCGCGCATGGTGCGCGCGGGTTTGACCAATATCCACCCCGAGCGCATCGGCAGCGAAACCGACCCGCGCATAGGCCGTCTGAACGGCAAGGCCGACCGCGTGTTGGTGGATGCGCCGTGTTCCGGCTTGGGCACGCTGCGCCGCAATCCCGATTTGAAATACCGCCAGTCGCCCGAAACCGTGGCCAAGCTGCTGGCGCAGCAGCACAGCATTCTCGATGCCGCCGCCGCGCTGGTAAAAGAGCAGGGCCGCTTGGTGTATGCCACTTGCAGTATTCTGCCCGAAGAAAACGAGCGGCAGGTGGAGCGTTTTCTGGCCGAACACCCCGAATTCGAGCCGGTGGATTGCGCCGCTTTGCTGGCTGCGGCAAAAGTGGATTTGGATACGGGCGTGTATCTGCGTTTGGATACCGCCGCGCACCAAACCGACGGTTTTTTCGCTGCGGTGATGCAGCGCAAAGGGTAGGGCGGTTTTTTACAAAGAGAAATATAAAAGAAACTTTTCAGACGGCCTGAAACCTTTGCAAAAATATTTTAAGGCCGAGACCTTTGCAAAATTCATTTAGGCCGTCTGAAATATTCAACCATCGTCATTCCCGCGTAGGCGGGAATCCAGTCGTTTTTCGTAAGCTATTGAAATAAAATGCTTAATGGTTTAAAGGCTGGATTCCCGCCTACGCGGGAATGACGAGGCACAAACCTTTTCAGGGTTGAATTGGTTTTTTTGCAAAGGTCTCAGGCCGTCTGAAATGCTTGAATCCCGTCATTCCCGCGCAGGCCGGAATGACGGGATTCAGATTTTTCAGGTGGTGATTTGAATTTTGCAAAGGTAGCGTCCTGAGTGAATTTTACAAAGGTTTCGGATTGTAAATTCACCCCGCAAAACCGAAAAATAGTGTACAAGCCAACGGTTCCTTCCGGAAACCGCTGCATGCCGGCAACGGTTTGCAGCCCAACTTCAAAACAACATTTCCTGATAACAACAGCGGGTATTCCGCAGATCGGAATAGTTCGCCCATACTCAGAAAGGAGCGCTATGCTGACCCTCTCAACCGAGCATATCCGTATGCGGCAGCAAGCGGCAAATAAAGAAGAAGCTTTGCAGATACTGGCTGATATTCTGGTGGCCGACGGCCTGGCCATCCCCGCATATCTCAACGGCCTCAAAGCGCGTGAAGCGCAAACCAGCACTTATTTGGGGCAGGGCATCGCCATTCCGCACGGCACGCCCGAGTCGCGCACTTCCATTCTCAACACCGGCGTGCGGCTGGTGCATTTCCCCGACGGCGTGTTGTGGGACGGCGAAAATCAAGCCTATCTGGCGGTGGTGATTGCGGCCAAGTCCGACGAACACCTGCAAATTCTGCAACTGCTTACCCGCGCCCTGTCTGAAAATATCGAACAGGCTTTGCGCACCGCAGAAACGCCCGAACAGATTCTGAGCCTGCTCAATGCCGAACCCGACAGCCTGCTGCTGCACGAAAACCTGATGAGCGCCGGTGCCGATGCCGCCGACATCGATGATGTGCTGTATCAGGCTGCTGTTTTGTTGAAGAAACAAAAAGTGGTGGCGCCGGGCTTTCTCAGCGCCCTGAAACCGCAAGATGCGGTGCAGCTGCAAGACGGCTTATGGTGTTTGACTGCGGAAGATGCGGTGTTACAGCCGGCGGTGGCGATTGTTAAGCTGAAAGAGCCGATACCGTTTCGCGACGGCAGTTTGTCGGCGCTGGTATGTGTTGCCTCCAACGATAAGCTTGATTTGCAACGCCTCTCGCGTTTGATGGATATGCTGTTTCAGCCCGAAGCGCTGCAAAACAGCGAATCACGCCGCGAATTGGCGCTGGCGGTGGGCGCGGAAACCGTGCCCGATTGGCAGTCGGCCGGCGTGGTATTGGCCAACGCCCACGGCCTGCACGCCCGCCCGGCCACGGCGCTTGCCAATGTGTGTAAAGAGTTTGACGGCGAAGTGAAAGTATCGCTGGACGGCGGCAGCTATGTTTCGGCTAAAAGCCTGACCAAATTATTGTCGCTGGGTGCCGAGCGCGGCCAAACCCTAACCTTTATCGCCGAGCCGGGCAGCGAGGCTGAAGCCGGTTTGCCGCAAATCATCCAAGCGGTGCGCAGCGGCTTGGGCGAAGAAGTGGAAGCCGTTGGAGAAGCCGCCCATGCCGCACCGGAAGCAGGCGGCAACGATGCCTTCGCCGTAGAAGTGGCCGCCTTGCAAGACGATGTGCGTAACCAAGGCGTGGCCGCATCGCCCGGGTTGGCCGCCGGCAAAGCTTATCTGATGAAAGAGGTGGATTTCCACTATCCGCATACCGCTGAAGACAGCGAAGCCGAACGCGGCAAACTGCAACAGGCGGTAGCCGATGTGAAAGCGGAGTTGGCGCAAATGGTGGCTCAGGCCAAGTCGAAAGATATCCGCCAGATTTTCACCGCCCATGCCGCTTTGTTGGATGATCCCGATTTGCTGCAACAGGTTGATGCCGGCATCCGCCGGCAACTGAGTGCCGCCGCCGCTTGGCACAGCCATATCGAAGCGCTGGCCAAAGAGCAGGAAGCGTTGAACAACCCGCTGCTGGCCGGGCGTGCGGCCGATTTGCGCGATGTGGGCAATAAAGTGATGGCGCTGTTGTGCGGCGTAAAAGCGGCGGAAGAGCCGCAAGAGCCTTATATTTTGGTGATGGAAGACGTGGTGCCCAGCGTGGTGGCGCGTTTGGATCAGCAAAAAGTGGCGGGTATTCTCACCGCCGCCGGCGGCGCCAGCTCGCACAGCGCGATTGTGGCGCGTGCGTTGGGCATTGCTGCGGTGGTGGGTGCCGGCGAAGCGGTATTGTCGTTGCCCGAAGGCAGCACGCTGCTGATTAACGGCGAAGACGGGGCGTTTTATCTGAATCCGGCGCAAAGCCGTATCGACGAAGCCATGCAGCAGCGCGCCTTGATGCAGGAACAACGCAAACTGGCCGAGGCGCACTGTATGGAAGCGGCGGTAACAACCGACGGCCACAGGGTGGAAGTGGCCGCCAATCTCGGCAAGGTAGCCGATGCGGCCGGCGCGGTGCAGCGCGGTGCCGAAGCGGTCGGCCTGCTGCGTACCGAGCTGGTGTTTATGTCGCACGCCAGCGCGCCCGATGAGGCGCAGCAGGAAAAAGACTACCGCGTGGTATTCGATGCGATGGGCAGCCGCCCGGTGGTGGTGCGCACCTTGGATGTCGGCGGCGACAAACCGCTGCCTTATCTGCCGCTGCCGAAAGAGGACAACCCGTTTCTCGGCGAGCGCGGCCTGCGGATGACGCTGCGCCGCCCGCAATTGCTGCGCCAGCAACTCTCGGCGCTGCTGAAAGCTGCCGACGGCCGCCCGCTGCGCATTATGTTCCCCATGGTCGGCCGCCTGGAAGAGTGGCACGCAGCCAAAGCGATACTCGATGATGCGCTGGCCGAAACGCCCTGCCCGGATTTGCAGGTGGGCATTATGGTGGAAGTTCCCTCTGTTGCGCTGATTGCCGGGCATTTGGCCAAAGAAGTCGATTTCTTCAGCATCGGCACCAACGATCTTACCCAATACGTTCTGGCCATCGACCGCGGCCATCCGATTCTTTCCGCCGAAGCCGACGGCCTGCACCCGAGCATTTTGCAGCTGATCAGTCAAACCGTTGCGGCGGCGCACCGCCACGGCAAATGGGTGGGCGTGTGCGGCGAATTGGCGGCAGACAGCAAAGCGGTGCCGATTCTGCTGGGCTTGGGTGTGGACGAATTAAGCGTTTCCGCCGGCAGCATTCCCCTGGTTAAAGCCCAAATACGCCGTCTGAACACACGGGAATGCAAAGAATTGGCTGCCGAGGCACTCACTTGCGCCACGGCCGCCGAAGTGCGTTCTTTGAGCAGCAGAAACGGATAAATCATGGCTAAATTTTTATGCATTACGCTTAATCCGGCGATTGATTTCACCGTTTCGCTTGATGTTCTGCAAATAGGCGCGGTCAACCGCCAGCAGGCGGCGGAACAGCATGCCGCCGGCAAAGGCTTGAATGTGGCGCAGATTCTGCGCGATTTGGGCCACGAAGTAACCGTATCCGGTTTTCTCGGCAACGATAATGCCGGGTTGTTCCGGCAACATTTCGAGAGCCAGGGTTTTCGCGACGAATTTGTTTATGTAGGCGGCGAAACCCGTCTCAACGTCAAAATCGCCGAAGCAAGCGGCCGTATGACCGACATCAACGGCAAAGGCTTTATTGTGGGCGATGCCGATAAAGCAGCCTTGTCGGCCAAAATCGCGCCCTTGGCGACAGAAGCGGACTACGTAGCGGTGTGCGGCAGCCTGCCGCAACAGTTTTCGCCTGAAGACTTGCAAGACTTATTGGCCTGTCTGAAAAAAGCCAATCCTAAGCTGGCCATCGATACCAGCGGCGCGGCATTGGCGGCGGCAGTGGCGTGTTCGCCGTTTTTAATCAAACCCAACAGTGAAGAGCTGCAAGAGAGCTTCGGGCTTGCGGCCGGCACCACAGAGGAGCAGGCGCAAGCCTTGGCCAACTTGCCGCAGCCGGTAGAGCATTTGGTGCTCTCGATGGGTGAAAACGGCGTGAATTGGTGGCATCAAGGCCGCTGCCTGCACGCCGGTGCCGCACCGGTTGAGGTAAAAAGCACGGTCGGCGCCGGCGATACGCTGCTCGCCGGTATATTGCACGGCCTCGCTTCGGGCCACAGCCCCGAAGAAACCCTGCAAACCGCCGCCGCGCTGGCTGCCCATGCGGTCAGCCAAATCGGTTTCGGCATACCTGATCAAGAGCGTTTATCGGCATTAAAACAACATATTTCTATTCAAAAATAGTGGATTCAATTAATTTTCGATACAAGGCAGCAAGCCGCAGACAGTACAGGTAGTACGGAACCGATTCTGTTGCCGCTTTAGCGGCCTACAAAATCGTTCTCTTTGAGCTAAGGCGCAGCAACGCCGTAGCGAAAGTTAAGGGAATCCACTCAAGAGAAGGATTTCGCATCATGAGCACCTCAGTTTTATTCATTCCCAACCACCCGGCCAAGGCTGCCAACGCGCTGATTCTGGCGCGCAAACTGGCTTCGCTGGCGCAGGAAAAAGGCTTGCGCGCCGAAGTGGCGGCTTTGTCTGACGCCGCCGCCGGTGATTTTTCCCGCATCGTATTTGTCGGCCAACTGCCGGAACAGATAGGCGCATTTCCGGCCGACCGCATCGCCGTGGCCGGTTTGCAGGAAGTCAGCGAAAACGCCGCCGCTGCATTGCAGCGCGTGTTGGACGAAAGCGGCAGCGCTGCCCAATCTTCCGCCGCCGCACCTGCCGCAGCCCCTGCTGCCGGCGCTACCGCAGTTTCCGCTGCCGGTAAGCCGCTGCATTTCGTTGCCATCACCGCCTGTCCCACCGGTGTGGCGCATACTTTTATGGCCGCCGACGCGCTCAAACAAGGTGCGGCCAAATTGGGCTACACCATCGATGTGGAAACCCAAGGTTCGGTCGGTGCCAAAAGCATTTTGAGCGAGGAATCGATTGCGCGTGCCGATTATGTGATTCTGGCTACCGATATCGAAGTGGATACCTCGCGTTTTGCCGGCAAAAAAGTCTACCGCTGCCCCACCGGTTTTGCCTTGAAGCAAACCGACAAAGCGTTTGCCGAAGCCGTTGCCAACGCCCGTATTCAAGGCGGAGCCGCAGCGTCCGGCCAAACGGCTGCCGCTCCGGCCAAAGAAAAATCCGGATTCTACAAACACCTGCTCACCGGCGTATCGTTTATGCTGCCGCTGGTGGTGGCCGGCGGTTTGCTGATTGCCATGTCGTTTATCTTCGGCATCAACGCCTTTGAAGAAAAAGGCTCGCTGGCCGCCGTGTTGATGGAA
The sequence above is a segment of the Neisseria dentiae genome. Coding sequences within it:
- a CDS encoding alpha/beta hydrolase family protein → MFRTLMLTTLLTVAGMAVAAPNATSSNLEQRAAQRAPLGYGQTLDSAVQREYVRAGGASGYLYRPAAANPKSRTAILIMHYAMDYSELPICSVMAKHGYSVLCVANGSGTLDDKLVDVYAVMRYLRQRDDIDKIILWGHSGGATLLSAYQMIAENGVQVCQGADKIHRCPDYLNGMPKADGVIWADSNWGNATMTVLSLDPAVKQQNNGLNIQPKLNLYSAANGFNSQGNSNYSPDFIRRFQHAVAQRNQTLLNEAQNRLKRIEAGKGAFSDDEPFVVAGAGSVGPNNKMIVQDNRLLSRTRQAWPLVHPDGSETVQIIHSVRQPKAMSGLTARLEMGASDTTVRGWLTDNAIRLQPDFRYDGCGVYGVEWTSTYASTAGNVTQIRVPSLILGMTGNYEFLAAELLYNQSPAGDKQLAFIEGASHMYDTCTACESYAGQYGNTLNTLAAYADKWLQQRKF
- the pfkB gene encoding 1-phosphofructokinase encodes the protein MAKFLCITLNPAIDFTVSLDVLQIGAVNRQQAAEQHAAGKGLNVAQILRDLGHEVTVSGFLGNDNAGLFRQHFESQGFRDEFVYVGGETRLNVKIAEASGRMTDINGKGFIVGDADKAALSAKIAPLATEADYVAVCGSLPQQFSPEDLQDLLACLKKANPKLAIDTSGAALAAAVACSPFLIKPNSEELQESFGLAAGTTEEQAQALANLPQPVEHLVLSMGENGVNWWHQGRCLHAGAAPVEVKSTVGAGDTLLAGILHGLASGHSPEETLQTAAALAAHAVSQIGFGIPDQERLSALKQHISIQK
- a CDS encoding TetR/AcrR family transcriptional regulator, which gives rise to MTDLRVLKTQKAVQTAFVDLLYEKEFKDISVQEICDKALVNRNTFYSELK
- a CDS encoding RsmB/NOP family class I SAM-dependent RNA methyltransferase, which produces MTPAQLEHTAAVLAGMLTFKQPADAVLSAYFRDHKKLGRQDRHEIAETAFAALRHYQKISAALSRPHTQPRKAALAALVLGRGMNISQLADFLNEEESEFLGRLKSRKNEFSDGLNTAAELPEWLIGQMRPHYGDEALLVFGRSVNRPAPLDLRVNTLKGRRDKVLAALQQEGLNAEAAPYSPWGIRLHDKTALNKHPLFLDGTLEVQDEGSQLLALLVGAKRGEIVVDFCAGAGGKTLAVGAMMANKGRIYAFDIAEKRLANLKPRMVRAGLTNIHPERIGSETDPRIGRLNGKADRVLVDAPCSGLGTLRRNPDLKYRQSPETVAKLLAQQHSILDAAAALVKEQGRLVYATCSILPEENERQVERFLAEHPEFEPVDCAALLAAAKVDLDTGVYLRLDTAAHQTDGFFAAVMQRKG
- the ptsP gene encoding phosphoenolpyruvate--protein phosphotransferase, encoding MLTLSTEHIRMRQQAANKEEALQILADILVADGLAIPAYLNGLKAREAQTSTYLGQGIAIPHGTPESRTSILNTGVRLVHFPDGVLWDGENQAYLAVVIAAKSDEHLQILQLLTRALSENIEQALRTAETPEQILSLLNAEPDSLLLHENLMSAGADAADIDDVLYQAAVLLKKQKVVAPGFLSALKPQDAVQLQDGLWCLTAEDAVLQPAVAIVKLKEPIPFRDGSLSALVCVASNDKLDLQRLSRLMDMLFQPEALQNSESRRELALAVGAETVPDWQSAGVVLANAHGLHARPATALANVCKEFDGEVKVSLDGGSYVSAKSLTKLLSLGAERGQTLTFIAEPGSEAEAGLPQIIQAVRSGLGEEVEAVGEAAHAAPEAGGNDAFAVEVAALQDDVRNQGVAASPGLAAGKAYLMKEVDFHYPHTAEDSEAERGKLQQAVADVKAELAQMVAQAKSKDIRQIFTAHAALLDDPDLLQQVDAGIRRQLSAAAAWHSHIEALAKEQEALNNPLLAGRAADLRDVGNKVMALLCGVKAAEEPQEPYILVMEDVVPSVVARLDQQKVAGILTAAGGASSHSAIVARALGIAAVVGAGEAVLSLPEGSTLLINGEDGAFYLNPAQSRIDEAMQQRALMQEQRKLAEAHCMEAAVTTDGHRVEVAANLGKVADAAGAVQRGAEAVGLLRTELVFMSHASAPDEAQQEKDYRVVFDAMGSRPVVVRTLDVGGDKPLPYLPLPKEDNPFLGERGLRMTLRRPQLLRQQLSALLKAADGRPLRIMFPMVGRLEEWHAAKAILDDALAETPCPDLQVGIMVEVPSVALIAGHLAKEVDFFSIGTNDLTQYVLAIDRGHPILSAEADGLHPSILQLISQTVAAAHRHGKWVGVCGELAADSKAVPILLGLGVDELSVSAGSIPLVKAQIRRLNTRECKELAAEALTCATAAEVRSLSSRNG